A single genomic interval of Amblyraja radiata isolate CabotCenter1 chromosome 3, sAmbRad1.1.pri, whole genome shotgun sequence harbors:
- the nudt12 gene encoding NAD-capped RNA hydrolase NUDT12 produces MAETENNLKKELITQFHETAAKGDAAKLSTMLTYSTSLVDEMDERGWSALMHASRNGHLEVAHLLLDKGCNQSLSNKSGQTALDIAKFWGYNSIADLLANTKVAAGAGMWPDGPEENENYFSRTLLNKLSEKRSDSTWLKNKQIDQASVYILFSNLNPLVISLKYEESRKPTLHLCKLHYKDVEHLLAKPEVTCVFLGAELQNSSGGSQIKSSVSKDSAENDELLAWFALNTNSDATDNFRIIYPDCCFIQPLIPHILNLNQEEAGVVAQARSVLAWHSRYQFCPTCGNDTKVADGGYKRECLKENCPSLQGIHNTCYPRVDPVVIMLVIHPDGNNCLLGRQRRHPPGMFSCLAGFMEPGETIENAVRREVAEETAVKVGRVQYVSSQPWPMPSSLMIGCQANAISTEITVDKEEIVDARWFSRQQITEILNKQGHPMSIPPQQTIANRLIRQWLKKNSNL; encoded by the exons ATGGCGGAAACTGAAAACAATTTAAAGAAAGAACTAATCACCCAGTTCCATGAGACTGCTGCGAAAGGAGATGCAGCGAAACTGTCTACTATGCTAACTTACTCTACGTCCCTTGTCGatgagatggatgagaggggctgGTCCGCTTTGATGCATGCCAGTAGAAATGGACATTTGGAGGTAGCCCATCTGCTTCTTGACAAGGg ctGCAATCAATCTCTTTCAAATAAATCAGGACAAACAGCACTGGACATTGCTAAATTCTGGGGATataacagtattgctgatttgttGGCAAACACTAAAGTTGCTGCTGGTGCTGGAATGTGGCCTGATGGCCCAGAAGAGAATGAAAATTATTTCAGCAGAACATTGCTTAATAAACTAAGCGAAAAAAGAAGTGATTCTACTTGGTTAAAGAACAAACAGATTGACCAAGCTAGTGTCTAcatcttattttccaatttaaatCCATTGGTTATTTCGCTAAAATATGAAGAGTCCAGGAAGCCTACGCTTCATCTCTGTAAGCTGCATTACAAAGATGTAGAGCATCTCTTGGCTAAACCAGAAGTCACTtgtgttttccttggagcagaaTTGCAGAACAGCAGTGGTGGATCACAAATTAAATCTTCAGTAAGCAAAGACTCAGCGGAGAATGATGAACTTCTTGCCTGGTTTGCATTGAATACAAACTCTGATGCTACTGATAACTTTAGGATTATATACCCAGATTGTTGCTTCATCCAGCCACTTATTCCGCATATACTGAATTTAAATCAGGAGGAGGCCG GTGTGGTTGCACAGGCCAGGTCTGTCCTTGCCTGGCACAGTCGATACCAGTTCTGTCCTACCTGTGGAAATGATACAAAAGTTGCCGATGGAGGTTACAAGAGGGAGTGCTTAAAGGAAAACTGCCCAAGTCTACAAGGAATTCATAACACCTGTTACCCCCGTGTAG ATCCAGTGGTAATAATGCTGGTCATTCATCCTGATGGTAATAATTGCCTTCTGGGGAGACAGAGACGACACCCTCCAGGAATGTTTTCCTGTCTGGCAGGATTTATGGAACCAG GAGAGACAATCGAGAATGCTGTTCGAAGAGAAGTAGCAGAAGAGACTGCAGTCAAGGTTGGGCGTGTTCAGTATGTTTCCAGTCAGCCCTGGCCAATGCCTTCATCCCTTATGATTGGTTGCCAAGCTAATGCAATCTCAACAGAAATTACTGTGGACAAGGAGGAAATTGTAGACGCCCGATGGTTCAGTCGGCAACAG ATTACTGAAATTCTCAACAAACAGGGTCATCCAATGAGCATTCCTCCCCAGCAAACGATTGCAAACAGGCTAATTAGACAGTGGCTTAAGAAGAATTCTAATCTCTGA